In one Streptomyces sp. NBC_01288 genomic region, the following are encoded:
- a CDS encoding sigma factor-like helix-turn-helix DNA-binding protein — MTQSPATPLPPPKERRRLREAGSLTQAQVAERVGVSRETVRSWETGRTTPRGRKREAYAKLLTSLGEEETVTEPPAVETAEVEVAEVKVEVVEVDVVDDTAVLEPVLVPAPVPVPIEEPPRAPLTPAQAFDALYAFCAPALVRQAYLLTGRRELARESVERAFQVAWQRWPEVAVDRDPAGWVRSVAYEHALSPWHRFRPRYRHPEPPPPDAADRALLTALLKLPPSYRRTLLLYDGVGLGLAETAAETEASTPAAANRLLHAREALVVQLPDLSDPAELHRRMTELASTGRLHAAKPPTVRFVGERRAVFWTRAAIAFTVAIIGATTFTLRVAPTRYEPPVPLGERVEGVPARVVQGSLSEEEVALRDRLRNGMTSGPERLAPLSR, encoded by the coding sequence GTGACGCAGAGCCCTGCAACCCCGCTCCCTCCGCCCAAGGAACGCCGACGCCTGCGCGAGGCGGGATCCCTGACGCAGGCTCAGGTCGCCGAGCGGGTGGGCGTCAGCCGCGAGACGGTGCGCTCGTGGGAGACCGGCCGTACGACACCACGTGGCCGGAAACGGGAGGCGTACGCGAAATTGCTGACCAGCCTGGGTGAAGAAGAGACCGTGACGGAGCCTCCGGCGGTCGAGACGGCTGAGGTTGAGGTGGCGGAGGTGAAGGTGGAGGTGGTGGAGGTCGATGTGGTGGACGACACCGCCGTACTCGAACCCGTCCTCGTCCCCGCCCCCGTCCCCGTACCGATCGAGGAACCGCCCCGCGCACCCCTGACGCCCGCTCAGGCCTTCGACGCGCTCTACGCGTTCTGCGCGCCCGCCCTCGTACGGCAGGCGTATCTGCTGACCGGGCGGCGCGAACTGGCGCGGGAGTCCGTCGAGCGGGCCTTCCAGGTCGCCTGGCAGCGCTGGCCCGAGGTGGCGGTCGACCGCGACCCGGCCGGCTGGGTGCGCTCGGTGGCCTACGAGCACGCCCTCTCCCCCTGGCACCGGTTCCGCCCCAGATACCGCCACCCGGAGCCCCCGCCCCCGGACGCCGCCGACCGCGCCCTGCTGACCGCCCTCCTCAAGCTCCCGCCGTCGTACCGCCGCACGCTTCTCCTCTACGACGGGGTCGGGCTCGGTCTCGCGGAGACCGCGGCGGAGACGGAGGCGAGTACGCCGGCGGCGGCCAACCGGCTGCTGCACGCGCGCGAGGCGCTCGTCGTGCAGCTCCCGGATCTGTCCGACCCGGCCGAGTTGCACCGGCGGATGACCGAACTCGCCTCCACCGGGCGGCTGCACGCGGCCAAGCCGCCGACGGTTCGTTTCGTGGGCGAACGCCGGGCCGTGTTCTGGACCCGGGCGGCGATCGCGTTCACCGTCGCGATCATCGGGGCGACGACGTTCACGCTGCGGGTTGCGCCCACGCGTTACGAGCCGCCGGTACCGTTGGGGGAACGGGTGGAGGGGGTGCCTGCGCGGGTGGTGCAGGGTTCCTTGTCCGAGGAGGAGGTCGCTCTCCGGGACCGCCTCCGGAACGGGATGACGAGCGGCCCGGAGAGGCTGGCACCGCTGAGTCGGTAG
- the purN gene encoding phosphoribosylglycinamide formyltransferase: protein MAAKPVAKRLVVLVSGSGTNLQALLDAIETVGSEAYGAEIVAVGADREGIEGLARAERAGLPTYVCKVKDFGTREEWDAALAEATAAYEPDLIVSAGFMKIVGKEFLARFGGRVVNTHPALLPSFPGAHGVRDALAYGARVTGCTVHFVDDGVDTGPIIAQGVVEILDEDDESALHERIKEVERTLLVDVVGRLARNGYRIEGRKVVIQ from the coding sequence GTGGCCGCCAAGCCCGTGGCCAAGCGCCTCGTCGTGCTGGTCTCCGGATCCGGTACGAACTTGCAGGCGCTCCTCGACGCCATCGAGACCGTCGGCAGCGAGGCGTACGGAGCCGAGATCGTGGCCGTCGGCGCGGACCGCGAGGGCATCGAGGGGCTCGCCCGCGCCGAGCGCGCCGGGCTGCCCACTTACGTGTGCAAGGTCAAGGACTTCGGGACGCGTGAGGAGTGGGACGCGGCCCTCGCCGAGGCCACCGCCGCGTACGAACCCGACCTGATCGTGTCGGCCGGGTTCATGAAGATCGTGGGCAAGGAGTTCCTGGCCCGTTTCGGCGGCCGGGTCGTGAACACGCACCCCGCCCTGCTGCCCAGTTTTCCGGGAGCCCACGGCGTACGGGACGCGCTCGCGTACGGCGCCCGGGTCACCGGCTGCACCGTCCACTTCGTCGACGACGGCGTCGACACCGGGCCGATCATCGCTCAGGGCGTGGTCGAGATCCTGGACGAGGACGACGAGAGCGCTCTGCACGAGCGCATCAAGGAAGTCGAGCGCACGCTGCTCGTCGATGTCGTGGGGCGGCTCGCCCGCAACGGCTATCGCATTGAGGGACGAAAGGTAGTTATCCAGTGA
- the sucD gene encoding succinate--CoA ligase subunit alpha codes for MAIFLTKDSKVIVQGMTGSTGMKHTKLMLADGTNIVGGVNPRKAGTSVDVDGTEIPVFGTVAEAIEKTGANVSVLFVPPAFSKAAVVEAIDAEIPLAVVITEGIAVHDSAAFYAYAVAKGNKTRIIGPNCPGLITPGQSNAGIIPGDITKPGRIGLVSKSGTLTYQMMYELRDLGFSSAVGIGGDPVIGTTHIDALAAFEADPDTDLIVMIGEIGGDAEERAADFIAKNVTKPVVGYVAGFTAPEGKTMGHAGAIVSGSSGTAAAKKEALEAAGVKVGKTPTETAKLAREILAG; via the coding sequence ATGGCTATCTTCCTCACCAAGGACAGCAAGGTCATCGTCCAGGGCATGACCGGCTCCACGGGCATGAAGCACACCAAGCTCATGCTGGCCGACGGCACCAACATCGTCGGTGGCGTCAACCCCCGTAAGGCCGGCACGTCCGTCGACGTCGACGGCACCGAGATCCCGGTCTTCGGCACGGTCGCCGAGGCGATCGAGAAGACGGGCGCGAACGTGTCCGTCCTCTTCGTACCGCCGGCCTTCTCGAAGGCCGCGGTCGTCGAGGCGATCGACGCCGAGATTCCGCTCGCGGTCGTCATCACCGAGGGCATCGCCGTCCACGACTCGGCCGCGTTCTACGCGTACGCGGTCGCGAAGGGCAACAAGACGCGCATCATCGGTCCGAACTGCCCGGGTCTGATCACCCCCGGTCAGTCGAACGCCGGCATCATCCCGGGCGACATCACGAAGCCGGGCCGTATCGGCCTGGTCTCGAAGTCCGGCACGCTGACGTACCAGATGATGTACGAGCTGCGTGACCTCGGCTTCTCGTCGGCCGTCGGTATCGGTGGCGACCCGGTCATCGGTACGACGCACATCGACGCGCTCGCCGCGTTCGAGGCCGACCCCGACACCGACCTGATCGTGATGATCGGTGAGATCGGTGGCGACGCGGAGGAGCGGGCGGCGGACTTCATCGCGAAGAACGTGACGAAGCCGGTCGTCGGTTACGTCGCGGGCTTCACCGCGCCCGAGGGCAAGACGATGGGCCACGCCGGTGCCATCGTCTCCGGTTCCTCCGGTACGGCCGCCGCGAAGAAGGAGGCCCTTGAGGCCGCCGGCGTCAAGGTCGGCAAGACCCCGACCGAGACGGCGAAGCTGGCCCGCGAGATCCTGGCCGGCTGA
- the sucC gene encoding ADP-forming succinate--CoA ligase subunit beta, translated as MDLFEYQARDLFAKHDVPVLAGEVIDTPEAARAATERLGGKSVVKAQVKVGGRGKAGGVKLAATPDEAVARATDILGMDIKGHTVHKVMIAETAPEIVEEYYVSYLLDRTNRTFLAMASVQGGVEIEVVAEENPEALAKVPVDANEGVSIEKAREIVAQAKFPADVAEQVAEILVTLWDTFIKEDALLVEVNPLAKVASGKVIALDGKVSLDENAEFRQPDHAALEDKDSANPLEAAAKEKNLNYVKLDGEVGIIGNGAGLVMSTLDVVAYAGENHGGVKPANFLDIGGGASAAVMANGLEIILGDPDVKSVFVNVFGGITACDEVANGIVQALQLLADKGEEVTKPLVVRLDGNNAELGRKILSDANHPLVQRVDTMDGAADKAAELAAAK; from the coding sequence GTGGACCTGTTCGAGTATCAGGCGAGGGACCTCTTCGCCAAGCACGATGTACCGGTGCTGGCCGGTGAAGTCATCGACACGCCTGAGGCGGCCCGCGCAGCCACCGAGCGGCTCGGTGGCAAGTCCGTCGTCAAGGCCCAGGTGAAGGTCGGCGGCCGTGGCAAGGCCGGTGGCGTGAAGCTCGCCGCCACCCCGGACGAGGCCGTCGCGCGTGCGACGGACATCCTCGGCATGGACATCAAGGGCCACACGGTCCACAAGGTGATGATCGCCGAGACCGCGCCCGAGATCGTCGAGGAGTACTACGTCTCGTACCTCCTCGACCGCACCAACCGCACCTTCCTCGCCATGGCGTCCGTCCAGGGCGGCGTGGAGATCGAGGTCGTCGCGGAGGAGAACCCCGAGGCCCTCGCGAAGGTCCCGGTCGACGCCAACGAAGGTGTCTCGATCGAGAAGGCCCGTGAGATCGTCGCCCAGGCGAAGTTCCCGGCCGACGTCGCCGAGCAGGTCGCCGAGATCCTGGTGACCCTGTGGGACACCTTCATCAAGGAGGACGCTCTCCTCGTCGAGGTCAACCCCCTCGCCAAGGTCGCCTCCGGCAAGGTCATCGCCCTCGACGGCAAGGTGTCGCTGGACGAGAACGCCGAGTTCCGCCAGCCGGACCACGCGGCGCTTGAGGACAAGGACTCGGCGAACCCCCTTGAGGCGGCCGCCAAGGAGAAGAACCTCAACTACGTCAAGCTCGACGGCGAGGTCGGCATCATCGGCAACGGCGCGGGTCTCGTCATGAGCACCCTCGACGTCGTCGCGTACGCCGGTGAGAACCACGGTGGCGTGAAGCCGGCCAACTTCCTCGACATCGGCGGCGGCGCGTCCGCGGCCGTGATGGCGAACGGCCTGGAGATCATCCTCGGCGACCCGGACGTCAAGTCCGTGTTCGTCAACGTCTTCGGCGGCATCACCGCGTGCGACGAGGTCGCCAACGGCATCGTCCAGGCGCTTCAGCTGCTCGCGGACAAGGGCGAGGAAGTCACCAAGCCCCTCGTCGTCCGTCTCGACGGCAACAACGCCGAGCTGGGTCGCAAGATCCTCTCCGACGCCAACCACCCGCTGGTCCAGCGCGTGGACACCATGGACGGCGCGGCCGACAAGGCCGCCGAGCTCGCGGCTGCGAAGTAA
- a CDS encoding cell division protein PerM has product MAGVMPMTHRRALLSPLLTRMRDRSPGLAASLLGGAVAAGLGLGSFAVLVMVLWISSPYPDSGPGGALHMAAALWLLAHGVELVRADTLSGVPAPVGVTPLLLLALPLWLLHRAARHAVLGGETGEDDAEAPPLIAARTAWTGVALGYLAVGTAAALYASGGELSPSWSWTAVCLPLLAAGAAGSGVWTAYGRPREPVLSVLILLPAGLRRLVLGPEARESRARIGTAVRAAGLGTAVLVGGGALLLGASLIWHGGAARMSFLQLTEGLSGRFAVLLLCLALIPNAAVWSASYGLGPGFALGVHHTVAPLSSAPAPLLPPFPLLAAVPDAGAGTPLNWLAGLVPVAAGVMVGWFVARVAVSGTAGQRADGAGELTEERKRKAAGAGLRQQPPHVLSARGPSAHTPSAQAPWAQGRTAATALLAAALCAVVLGLLAELSGGPLGSAALARFGPVWWETGGAALAWIAAVAVPTALGLRAWRLRERRVPAPTTGQSTIGKPREGENAPTDIPTAIPTTIPTPVTGDSERWFRRPFAVVRGWWFARKPKKAEQPLPVPVPAQAPVDQPYIAYDHDPTFDPYDFLPVDVPSEPTPTPWYDDASREARWAALREASTPPEPEPSDHADQPEPPDMKGPN; this is encoded by the coding sequence ATGGCGGGCGTGATGCCGATGACCCACCGCCGAGCGCTGTTGTCGCCCCTGCTCACCCGGATGCGCGACCGATCCCCCGGACTGGCCGCCAGCCTCTTGGGTGGCGCGGTCGCGGCGGGGCTCGGGCTCGGCTCGTTCGCGGTGCTCGTGATGGTGCTGTGGATCAGTTCGCCGTACCCCGACAGCGGACCCGGCGGCGCCCTGCACATGGCCGCCGCCCTGTGGCTCCTCGCCCACGGCGTCGAACTGGTCCGCGCCGACACCCTCTCCGGAGTCCCCGCCCCCGTGGGCGTCACCCCGCTCCTCCTCCTCGCCCTGCCGTTGTGGCTGCTGCACCGGGCCGCCCGGCACGCGGTGCTGGGCGGGGAGACCGGCGAGGACGACGCCGAGGCCCCGCCCCTGATCGCCGCCCGCACCGCCTGGACCGGCGTCGCCCTCGGCTACCTCGCAGTGGGCACCGCAGCCGCCCTCTACGCGTCCGGCGGCGAACTCTCCCCCTCCTGGAGCTGGACCGCGGTCTGCCTGCCGCTGCTCGCCGCGGGCGCGGCCGGTTCCGGTGTGTGGACGGCGTACGGGCGCCCGCGCGAGCCCGTGCTGAGCGTGCTGATCCTGCTGCCGGCCGGGCTGCGACGGCTCGTCCTCGGCCCGGAGGCCCGTGAGTCGAGGGCTCGTATCGGCACCGCGGTACGCGCCGCGGGACTCGGCACGGCGGTCCTCGTCGGGGGCGGCGCGCTGCTGCTCGGGGCGTCGCTGATCTGGCACGGCGGTGCCGCCCGGATGTCCTTCCTCCAGCTGACGGAAGGGCTGTCGGGCCGGTTCGCCGTCCTGCTGCTCTGCCTCGCCCTGATCCCGAACGCGGCGGTGTGGTCCGCGTCCTACGGCCTCGGCCCCGGCTTCGCGCTCGGCGTCCACCACACGGTCGCGCCGCTCTCCTCGGCCCCGGCCCCCCTCCTCCCGCCGTTCCCGCTCCTCGCGGCGGTCCCGGACGCGGGCGCCGGAACCCCGCTGAACTGGCTCGCCGGGTTGGTGCCGGTGGCGGCCGGGGTGATGGTGGGGTGGTTCGTGGCACGGGTCGCGGTGAGCGGCACGGCTGGTCAACGGGCCGACGGCGCGGGCGAGTTGACGGAGGAGCGGAAGCGGAAGGCGGCCGGTGCCGGGCTCCGCCAACAGCCGCCGCACGTCCTCTCCGCGCGTGGTCCTTCCGCGCACACTCCCTCGGCACAGGCCCCCTGGGCGCAAGGCCGCACCGCCGCCACCGCCCTGCTCGCCGCCGCGCTCTGTGCCGTAGTCCTGGGTCTGCTCGCGGAGTTGTCCGGCGGGCCGCTCGGGAGTGCGGCACTCGCGCGGTTCGGGCCGGTGTGGTGGGAGACCGGGGGCGCCGCGCTGGCGTGGATCGCGGCGGTGGCGGTGCCTACGGCGCTCGGGTTGCGGGCGTGGCGGCTGCGGGAGCGCAGGGTGCCTGCGCCGACGACCGGGCAGTCGACGATCGGGAAGCCGCGCGAGGGCGAGAACGCTCCCACCGACATCCCCACTGCTATCCCCACCACCATTCCCACCCCCGTCACAGGCGACTCGGAACGCTGGTTCCGGAGGCCGTTCGCAGTCGTTCGGGGCTGGTGGTTCGCGCGCAAGCCGAAGAAGGCGGAGCAGCCGCTCCCGGTACCCGTACCGGCGCAGGCTCCCGTCGACCAGCCGTACATCGCCTACGACCACGACCCCACGTTCGACCCGTACGACTTCCTGCCCGTCGACGTGCCGTCGGAGCCGACGCCCACCCCCTGGTACGACGACGCCTCCCGCGAGGCCCGCTGGGCGGCCTTGCGGGAGGCGTCCACGCCACCTGAGCCCGAGCCGTCGGACCATGCGGACCAGCCGGAACCGCCCGATATGAAGGGGCCGAACTGA